In one Natronosalvus amylolyticus genomic region, the following are encoded:
- a CDS encoding helix-turn-helix transcriptional regulator, translated as MNSIQIAGVFLLETAWVWTDVTGVFALPSEFILQTDRRSHLAALVGIVALAVLGGSLHVKKRLSRAKSETGSHTDQQPVKTDRELVCSLIRDNGGRMKQSAIVDSVDWSKAKVSRLLSELEKDGQVTKLRLGRENLVCIRGHEPQLSRSSDSSTSSEMKRTD; from the coding sequence ATGAATTCCATACAGATTGCCGGTGTATTCCTCCTCGAAACCGCGTGGGTCTGGACCGACGTTACCGGGGTCTTTGCCCTGCCCAGCGAGTTCATTTTACAGACCGATCGTCGATCCCATTTGGCAGCCCTGGTCGGGATTGTAGCCCTGGCCGTGCTGGGTGGTTCGTTGCACGTGAAAAAACGACTCTCACGAGCAAAAAGCGAGACCGGCAGCCACACGGATCAGCAACCCGTCAAGACGGACAGGGAACTGGTTTGTTCACTCATCCGGGATAACGGTGGGCGGATGAAACAGTCTGCTATCGTCGACTCTGTCGACTGGTCGAAAGCGAAAGTGAGCCGTCTCCTGAGCGAACTGGAGAAGGACGGCCAGGTCACGAAATTACGACTCGGGCGTGAGAACCTCGTCTGTATTCGTGGCCACGAACCGCAACTCTCTCGATCCAGTGATTCTTCGACCTCGAGTGAAATGAAGCGGACGGACTGA
- a CDS encoding NAD-dependent epimerase/dehydratase family protein — protein MKPERNVGSAHEADSLQGKRILVTGGGGFIGSHLVDTLVSDNDVRVLDRFSTGTRDHVHEDATLIEGDIRDEIALQRAARDVDVIFHHAAIVSVEQSIDEPRASHAVNIEATHSVLEQARIEDARVVLASSAAVYGHPTNVPIAEGDSLRPTSPYGVQKLALDQYARVYRECYDLEAVALRYFNVYGPRQQGPYSGVISTFLEQARSGEPITIEGDGEQTRDFVHVDDVVTATVRAASIDVDAPSLNVGSGTATSILELASKISAVTGSDSPIVHKPPRPGDIRHSVASTTRCKRELDFEARIDLETGLERMEYRRRTDGESEQSPPAGDEYTSAGTGRSDD, from the coding sequence ATGAAACCCGAGAGGAACGTTGGATCGGCCCACGAAGCCGACTCACTCCAGGGAAAACGAATTCTCGTCACCGGCGGCGGTGGTTTTATTGGCAGCCACCTGGTCGACACGCTCGTTTCGGACAACGACGTTCGTGTACTCGACCGGTTTTCGACCGGCACTCGAGACCACGTCCACGAGGACGCAACCCTCATCGAGGGTGATATTCGAGACGAAATTGCGCTCCAGCGAGCGGCTAGAGACGTCGACGTCATCTTTCACCACGCTGCCATCGTGAGCGTCGAACAGAGTATCGACGAGCCACGGGCGAGTCACGCCGTCAACATAGAGGCGACCCACTCGGTGCTCGAACAGGCCAGAATCGAAGACGCGCGAGTCGTGCTGGCCTCGAGTGCGGCCGTCTACGGCCATCCGACGAACGTACCGATTGCTGAAGGAGATTCGTTGCGACCGACGTCACCATACGGCGTCCAGAAACTGGCGCTCGATCAGTACGCTCGTGTCTATCGGGAGTGCTACGACCTCGAGGCCGTCGCACTCAGGTATTTTAACGTCTATGGACCCAGACAGCAAGGCCCCTACAGCGGGGTCATCTCGACTTTTCTCGAGCAGGCACGGTCTGGTGAACCGATTACGATAGAAGGCGACGGTGAGCAAACCCGCGATTTCGTTCACGTCGACGACGTCGTCACGGCAACCGTTCGTGCGGCGAGCATCGATGTCGACGCACCGTCGCTGAACGTTGGGTCGGGGACTGCTACCTCGATTCTCGAGCTGGCGTCGAAGATTTCGGCTGTAACCGGTTCCGACTCCCCGATCGTACACAAACCTCCCCGGCCGGGTGATATCCGCCACAGCGTTGCATCGACGACCCGCTGTAAACGCGAACTCGACTTCGAGGCTCGCATCGACCTCGAGACGGGATTAGAGCGGATGGAGTACAGGCGACGAACCGACGGTGAGTCCGAACAGTCTCCGCCGGCCGGCGATGAGTATACCTCGGCAGGAACTGGCCGGTCAGACGATTGA
- the allB gene encoding allantoinase AllB — translation MTVDLVVRNGTVVTPAGRSADAGIAIDGETIVAVGQSDQLPTADREIDAEGNVIVPGIVDCHIHNREPGLEYKEDWESATRAAAAGGVTTVVGMPNTDPIIDRPEHLQLKFDRGEASAHVDFQSYVVVTSDNLSLIPDLDEAGALGYKIFLGSTVGDVPPPTDGEILEAMELIEGTGKRLGFHEENGEIVDHYTTQFKAAGKNEPIDFAHSRPVIAEREAIERMLTFAEETGAKVHMYHVSSGSGAEAVARGKDRGIDVTAETCPHYLWFTEDVLREKGNVARIQPPIRDADQRDRLWTALQSGAIDCIATDHAPHTDEEKLVDDPFGNTWDAISGFVGLETEVPALLTFVDQGRLTLEEWVYHHATRPAQVWGMYPQKGSLQVGTDADFTIVDPEHEWTLEDRHTLHSKNCVTPFEGETFTGKATTTVVRGEVVYQDGSVVGESGFGTRVDV, via the coding sequence ATGACAGTTGATCTCGTCGTCCGCAATGGAACGGTCGTCACACCGGCCGGCCGAAGCGCGGACGCAGGCATCGCTATCGACGGGGAGACCATCGTCGCTGTCGGGCAAAGCGACCAGCTACCCACAGCAGACCGCGAAATCGACGCCGAGGGGAACGTCATCGTTCCGGGAATAGTCGATTGTCACATTCACAATCGCGAACCCGGTCTCGAGTACAAAGAAGACTGGGAGTCAGCAACGCGAGCGGCCGCTGCAGGTGGAGTCACCACGGTAGTCGGTATGCCAAACACGGATCCCATCATCGACCGACCCGAACACCTGCAACTGAAATTCGATCGTGGTGAGGCGTCGGCTCACGTCGATTTCCAGAGTTACGTGGTGGTTACCAGCGACAACCTCTCGTTGATTCCCGACCTCGACGAGGCTGGCGCGCTGGGGTACAAAATCTTCCTCGGCTCGACCGTCGGTGATGTGCCACCGCCGACCGATGGCGAGATTCTCGAGGCGATGGAACTGATCGAGGGGACGGGCAAGCGCCTCGGTTTCCACGAAGAAAACGGCGAAATTGTCGACCATTACACGACCCAGTTCAAGGCGGCTGGAAAAAACGAACCGATCGATTTTGCCCACTCGCGGCCAGTGATTGCCGAACGGGAGGCTATCGAACGGATGCTCACCTTCGCCGAGGAAACCGGCGCCAAGGTACATATGTATCACGTCTCCTCCGGATCAGGTGCGGAAGCCGTCGCCCGCGGGAAAGACCGTGGAATCGACGTCACGGCCGAAACCTGTCCGCACTACCTCTGGTTTACCGAGGACGTGTTGCGAGAGAAAGGCAATGTGGCTCGCATTCAACCACCGATTCGCGATGCCGACCAGCGAGACCGTCTCTGGACAGCCCTCCAGTCGGGCGCGATCGATTGTATCGCGACTGACCACGCACCACACACTGACGAAGAGAAACTGGTCGACGACCCATTCGGCAACACCTGGGACGCAATCTCGGGATTCGTCGGCCTCGAGACCGAGGTCCCGGCGCTGTTGACTTTCGTCGACCAGGGGAGACTGACGCTCGAGGAGTGGGTCTATCACCACGCCACCCGTCCTGCACAGGTCTGGGGAATGTATCCTCAAAAAGGCTCGCTACAGGTCGGTACCGACGCCGACTTCACCATCGTCGACCCCGAACACGAGTGGACACTCGAGGACCGGCACACACTCCACTCGAAAAATTGCGTGACACCGTTCGAAGGCGAGACCTTCACCGGAAAAGCGACGACGACGGTGGTTCGAGGCGAGGTCGTTTATCAGGACGGTTCGGTCGTCGGCGAGTCCGGATTCGGCACTCGAGTCGACGTCTGA
- a CDS encoding quinone-dependent dihydroorotate dehydrogenase, with product MTCYSRLRPLAFRLPPELAHTLGKRLLRLGQSTWPTRKALRSVYQYEDPALELERFGTQFPNPVGVAAGFDKNAECTHALEALGFGFVEIGTVTPYSQTGNEKPRLFRLQEDEAMINRMGFNGDGMEAVKERLLADSTPGVPLGVNIGKMNPSTEREAIEDYRRVFSRLSPFADYVVVNVSCPNTPDTFDESSPEHLEAIFETIEAENDLEVPILVKIGPDSPDDSILELLDIVESHGVDGLIATNTSTSREGLQAPERDEWGGMSGAPLREQSTHVIELLASNTDLPIIGVGGIDSAETAYEKIRAGASLVQLYTGFVYNGPSTAREINKGLVELLERDGFASIETAIGADLEE from the coding sequence ATGACTTGCTACTCTCGCCTTCGGCCCCTGGCGTTTCGACTCCCGCCAGAGTTGGCTCATACCCTTGGGAAGCGATTGCTTCGGTTGGGGCAGTCCACCTGGCCGACGCGCAAAGCCCTTCGCTCGGTCTATCAGTACGAAGACCCCGCGCTGGAACTCGAGCGATTTGGCACCCAGTTTCCGAATCCGGTCGGCGTCGCCGCTGGGTTCGACAAAAACGCTGAGTGTACCCACGCACTCGAGGCACTGGGATTCGGCTTCGTCGAAATCGGCACGGTCACGCCGTACTCCCAGACGGGTAACGAAAAGCCCCGATTGTTCCGTCTACAGGAAGACGAAGCGATGATCAATCGCATGGGATTCAACGGGGACGGCATGGAAGCGGTCAAAGAGCGCCTCCTCGCAGACTCTACGCCAGGTGTCCCACTCGGCGTCAACATCGGCAAAATGAACCCCTCGACCGAACGGGAAGCAATCGAGGATTACCGACGTGTCTTTTCTCGACTCAGCCCGTTCGCCGATTACGTCGTCGTGAACGTCTCCTGTCCGAACACGCCCGATACGTTCGACGAGAGTTCGCCCGAACACCTCGAGGCGATTTTCGAAACCATCGAGGCTGAAAACGACCTCGAGGTCCCGATCCTCGTCAAGATCGGCCCCGACTCACCCGACGACTCGATCCTCGAGTTACTCGACATCGTCGAATCACACGGTGTCGACGGACTGATCGCGACGAATACCTCGACCAGTCGAGAAGGACTGCAAGCCCCTGAACGCGACGAATGGGGTGGTATGAGTGGTGCACCCCTCCGCGAGCAGTCGACGCACGTCATCGAGTTGCTAGCTTCGAACACCGACTTGCCGATCATCGGCGTCGGCGGCATCGACTCGGCCGAAACCGCCTACGAGAAGATCAGGGCTGGTGCGTCGCTGGTCCAGTTGTACACCGGTTTCGTCTACAACGGCCCATCGACCGCCCGCGAGATCAACAAAGGGCTGGTCGAACTGCTCGAGCGAGACGGGTTTGCCTCGATTGAGACAGCGATTGGAGCGGATCTCGAGGAGTAA
- a CDS encoding monovalent cation/H+ antiporter subunit E yields MGVERLLIPLSRSATVRQTVAYAVQSGLESSPETLSCHLVVAVPYEADVPEEQAALEEARALLERAVNWINEDAEGSETTVECETAVLGGGEYLFGPKDYARTFQAYADEHDIDRLVLDPEYQPGATAPILQPLERELARCPLPFTEAPVERPAQHERLTGTASWSRFLSLFGISFAFYLILGDPTYWFDLVTGTAVGLIVALTLSHVTFSTAPTFPQSPMRVLRLVVYVPYLIFEIIKANILISLVILRPSMPINPRMTQVNARVRSGLPLLALANSITLTPGTLTVRANDQRLLVHTLIDDAREDLFDGGLERAIRFVFHGRESARIPTPRERGDTEVLNGGAEE; encoded by the coding sequence GTGGGGGTTGAGCGACTGCTCATCCCGCTTTCTCGCTCGGCAACTGTCCGCCAAACAGTGGCCTACGCCGTCCAGTCCGGGCTCGAGTCGTCGCCCGAAACACTGTCGTGTCACCTCGTCGTCGCCGTGCCCTACGAGGCTGACGTGCCAGAAGAACAGGCAGCTCTCGAGGAAGCGCGCGCCTTACTCGAGCGAGCGGTCAACTGGATCAACGAGGACGCCGAAGGGTCCGAGACGACAGTCGAGTGTGAAACGGCTGTCCTCGGGGGTGGGGAGTACCTGTTCGGTCCGAAAGACTACGCCAGAACGTTCCAGGCGTACGCCGACGAACACGATATCGACCGACTCGTCCTCGACCCGGAGTACCAGCCAGGTGCAACTGCACCGATCTTACAACCACTCGAGCGAGAGTTGGCACGCTGCCCGTTGCCGTTTACCGAAGCGCCGGTCGAACGGCCGGCACAGCACGAGCGCCTGACTGGTACGGCGAGCTGGAGCCGTTTTCTCTCGCTGTTCGGCATCTCGTTTGCATTTTATCTTATTCTGGGCGATCCAACGTACTGGTTCGACCTCGTGACGGGAACGGCCGTCGGTTTGATCGTCGCCCTCACCCTTTCACACGTGACGTTCTCGACGGCTCCGACGTTTCCGCAATCGCCGATGCGGGTCCTCAGATTAGTCGTCTACGTGCCCTATCTCATCTTCGAGATCATCAAAGCGAACATCCTCATCTCGCTGGTCATCTTGCGGCCATCGATGCCGATCAATCCCCGAATGACCCAGGTGAACGCCCGCGTTCGAAGCGGGCTCCCGCTCCTTGCGCTCGCGAACAGTATCACCCTCACGCCCGGCACGCTCACCGTTCGGGCTAACGACCAGCGACTGCTGGTCCATACGTTGATCGACGACGCTCGAGAGGACCTGTTCGATGGCGGTCTGGAACGTGCCATCAGGTTCGTGTTCCACGGCCGCGAGTCGGCGAGGATCCCGACGCCTCGAGAACGCGGCGATACGGAAGTGCTCAACGGGGGTGCTGAAGAGTGA
- a CDS encoding cation:proton antiporter, with amino-acid sequence MIPTDINEIFVFAAAIFVLIAIAMFYRAVAGPTTQDRLLAVNVLGTNTVVILALLAAGLDQPWFLDIALIYALLNFLMAVAISKFTVERGGVL; translated from the coding sequence GTGATCCCGACCGACATCAACGAAATATTTGTGTTCGCTGCCGCGATTTTCGTCCTCATCGCCATCGCGATGTTCTATCGGGCGGTGGCGGGACCGACGACCCAGGACCGACTCCTCGCGGTGAACGTACTGGGGACGAACACGGTCGTTATTCTGGCACTCCTCGCCGCGGGGCTCGATCAGCCATGGTTCCTCGATATCGCCCTGATTTACGCCTTGCTTAACTTCCTCATGGCGGTTGCCATCTCGAAGTTCACCGTCGAACGAGGTGGGGTCCTGTGA
- the mnhG gene encoding monovalent cation/H(+) antiporter subunit G, with the protein MIETVRFWAIIVLLALGVFFTFVSAVGVLRLPDVYARAHTASQTDTLGAGLALAAVALALGWQHATVYTVLLLFFVFITNPTAAHAIARSAAEMDIQPWTADSGDDEAGANLEADGGSSLEDSADGHNGGDTR; encoded by the coding sequence GTGATCGAAACCGTCCGCTTCTGGGCCATTATCGTCTTGCTCGCACTGGGTGTCTTCTTCACGTTCGTCTCCGCAGTCGGCGTACTCCGGTTGCCGGACGTGTACGCCCGCGCTCACACCGCATCTCAGACCGACACGCTCGGCGCGGGACTCGCTCTCGCCGCCGTCGCGCTCGCACTCGGGTGGCAACACGCGACGGTCTACACCGTGCTGTTGTTGTTCTTCGTGTTCATCACGAACCCCACGGCAGCACACGCAATCGCCCGCTCTGCAGCCGAGATGGACATCCAGCCCTGGACCGCAGACAGCGGGGATGACGAGGCCGGAGCCAACCTCGAAGCGGATGGCGGATCGTCACTCGAGGATTCAGCAGACGGCCACAACGGGGGTGATACCCGATGA
- a CDS encoding DUF4040 domain-containing protein produces the protein MSLVAYTLVAFILVTAVATALFRDVLSAIVVFGAYSLGMAILYTLLLAPDVAMTEAAIGAGVTTILLLLTIARTTRPSTERLFEPINVPALFVVTAFVIVLVTQLLPEMYAVGDPNAPVWSNPEVTQAYLEQTYRDTGVQNAVTAVLAAYRGFDTFGEAVVVFAAGIATLLVLKREVFA, from the coding sequence ATGAGCCTCGTCGCCTATACGCTCGTCGCGTTTATTCTCGTCACTGCCGTGGCGACCGCGCTGTTCCGCGACGTACTCTCGGCAATCGTCGTCTTCGGGGCCTACAGCCTGGGGATGGCGATTCTGTATACGCTGTTGCTCGCTCCTGACGTCGCCATGACCGAGGCGGCAATCGGGGCCGGCGTCACGACGATACTGCTCCTATTGACGATCGCACGAACGACCAGGCCGAGTACGGAACGGCTGTTCGAGCCGATCAACGTGCCCGCACTGTTCGTCGTGACCGCGTTCGTCATCGTTCTGGTCACGCAGTTGCTCCCAGAGATGTATGCCGTCGGTGACCCTAACGCCCCGGTCTGGTCGAACCCCGAGGTCACCCAGGCCTACCTCGAGCAAACCTATCGTGACACGGGTGTACAAAACGCCGTGACCGCCGTACTCGCGGCGTATCGAGGGTTCGACACCTTCGGCGAGGCGGTCGTCGTCTTCGCCGCTGGTATCGCAACCCTACTCGTATTGAAACGGGAGGTGTTCGCCTGA
- a CDS encoding MnhB domain-containing protein, with product MADKRTTGYEDTYTESQVILTAVKIIAPFTLTYGMFMTLHGADTPGGSFQGGAIIGVTILMLAFAFGIEPTRQWLKNSVIVSLVAGGVAIFVGVGLATMALGGNFLQYELFDTELGIPDGTKWGMEAIEVGGIALIVAGVVITLFFATAAGFTPEGRSYRPDSTDSDDEVISDD from the coding sequence ATGGCCGATAAACGGACGACCGGGTACGAAGACACCTATACCGAGAGCCAGGTCATCCTGACGGCGGTGAAGATTATCGCTCCCTTCACGCTGACCTACGGGATGTTTATGACGCTTCACGGAGCCGACACCCCTGGCGGAAGCTTCCAGGGTGGTGCGATAATCGGCGTCACGATACTCATGTTGGCGTTCGCCTTCGGCATCGAACCGACGCGCCAGTGGCTCAAAAATAGCGTCATCGTCTCACTGGTTGCCGGCGGCGTTGCCATCTTCGTCGGCGTTGGGCTCGCGACGATGGCACTCGGTGGCAACTTCCTCCAGTACGAACTGTTCGACACCGAACTCGGGATTCCAGACGGCACCAAGTGGGGGATGGAAGCCATCGAGGTTGGCGGTATCGCCCTCATCGTCGCCGGCGTGGTCATCACGCTGTTTTTCGCGACGGCCGCAGGCTTCACTCCCGAGGGACGGAGCTACAGACCGGATTCGACCGACTCGGACGACGAGGTGATTTCCGATGATTGA
- a CDS encoding cation:proton antiporter subunit C, with product MIELLATRYAYLLMFVLLGVGLYMTIASQNLVKKLIGVNLFQTAIFLFFVAVAYVEVDGEPGGSPVVPATENPASSDLILASPLPHVIVLTAIVVGIALTAVGLALIVRIYSEYGTLREDTLREVRADE from the coding sequence ATGATTGAGTTGCTTGCCACTCGCTATGCGTATCTGTTGATGTTCGTTCTGCTAGGTGTCGGTCTCTACATGACCATCGCCAGCCAGAACCTCGTAAAGAAACTGATCGGCGTCAACCTGTTCCAGACGGCGATTTTCCTGTTCTTCGTCGCCGTCGCCTACGTCGAAGTTGATGGTGAACCGGGTGGATCACCGGTCGTTCCAGCCACCGAAAACCCTGCCTCGAGCGACCTGATCCTCGCCAGTCCGTTGCCACACGTAATCGTTCTGACCGCGATTGTCGTCGGGATTGCGCTCACGGCGGTTGGACTGGCGTTGATCGTCCGTATCTACTCGGAGTACGGAACGCTTCGAGAAGACACCCTCCGGGAGGTGCGTGCCGATGAGTAG
- a CDS encoding proton-conducting transporter membrane subunit, which translates to MSSVELLPALLVVVPILLATVPIALGLRYDRTGWSVTLATTVGLFAGTVYLATVVYGGSGTNQEVAVIHELGGFTAPMGIELVADTLSTMIALLVTGTALGVLAFTRVGGPRGNTFYSGYLLLVGGLLGLTMTGDVFNMFVFLEIVGLGSYALISSGRGPEAAVAALKYLIIGTVGASIYLIGVGFLFMATGSLNMLDLAATVPTLEGQNLQLARAAFAFIFVGFAIKVAQWPLHSWQPDAYQHAPDGVTPLIAALVSTVSAYALARLLFTVFGAEFIASTPYASEIIVTVGAVSVVAGSTLAVIQTDVKRMLAYSSVSQFGLIVAAYGLLTETALVGALIHLIGHGLMKAGLFIAVGIIAIGYGARTVDAYAGLAGERPFVAGSMAVLLIALVGIPPSIGFIGKWYIAVGAIEAQSWLVAGVIFLSTMLTLAYVARLLERMYFTPASALEAGHEDTATVGHAVTDGGTATVRGTRVTIGMLAIVIFVAALAVFLGFAGDAFFALLEPFVESADLEVSP; encoded by the coding sequence ATGAGTAGCGTCGAACTGCTGCCGGCGTTGCTAGTCGTGGTTCCGATCCTCCTGGCGACGGTGCCTATCGCGCTCGGACTGCGTTACGATCGGACCGGCTGGTCTGTCACGCTTGCGACAACGGTTGGCCTGTTCGCTGGGACTGTCTACCTCGCGACGGTCGTCTACGGCGGGTCGGGAACGAACCAGGAAGTCGCCGTCATCCATGAACTCGGTGGCTTCACCGCACCGATGGGCATCGAACTCGTTGCGGACACGCTGTCGACGATGATCGCCTTGTTGGTCACCGGAACGGCACTCGGTGTCCTCGCGTTCACCCGCGTTGGCGGCCCGCGTGGAAACACGTTTTACAGTGGCTATCTGTTGCTCGTCGGCGGCCTGCTCGGACTGACCATGACCGGCGACGTGTTCAACATGTTCGTCTTCCTCGAGATCGTCGGCCTCGGCAGTTACGCCCTGATCTCGAGCGGGAGAGGTCCGGAAGCGGCCGTTGCCGCCCTCAAGTACCTGATTATCGGTACCGTCGGCGCGTCGATCTACCTGATCGGTGTTGGCTTCCTGTTCATGGCGACGGGGTCGCTGAATATGCTCGACCTGGCGGCTACGGTCCCCACACTCGAGGGACAGAATCTCCAGCTCGCTCGAGCGGCGTTCGCGTTCATCTTCGTCGGCTTCGCGATCAAAGTGGCCCAGTGGCCGCTACACAGCTGGCAACCGGATGCCTATCAGCACGCCCCTGATGGCGTGACGCCGCTGATTGCGGCCCTGGTCTCGACGGTGTCGGCGTATGCGCTCGCACGCCTGCTGTTCACCGTGTTCGGCGCTGAGTTCATCGCTTCGACCCCCTATGCGAGCGAAATAATCGTCACAGTGGGTGCCGTCAGCGTCGTCGCCGGCAGCACCCTCGCCGTGATTCAGACCGACGTGAAACGGATGCTCGCGTACTCTTCGGTCTCACAGTTTGGTCTGATCGTGGCTGCCTACGGTCTGCTCACCGAGACGGCACTTGTCGGCGCGCTCATCCACCTCATCGGCCACGGGCTGATGAAAGCCGGCCTGTTCATCGCCGTTGGAATCATCGCGATCGGCTACGGTGCTCGGACGGTCGATGCATACGCCGGTCTCGCCGGCGAGCGCCCGTTCGTGGCAGGTTCGATGGCCGTACTCCTCATCGCCTTGGTCGGAATCCCGCCATCGATCGGCTTCATCGGCAAGTGGTACATCGCCGTGGGTGCCATCGAGGCCCAGTCCTGGCTCGTGGCAGGCGTCATCTTCCTCAGCACCATGTTGACGCTCGCCTACGTCGCCCGTCTGCTCGAGCGGATGTACTTTACTCCTGCCTCAGCGCTCGAGGCTGGCCACGAAGACACCGCGACAGTTGGCCACGCCGTCACCGATGGGGGAACCGCAACGGTGAGGGGTACTCGAGTCACGATCGGGATGCTCGCCATCGTTATTTTCGTCGCGGCGCTCGCGGTGTTCCTCGGCTTTGCCGGGGACGCGTTCTTCGCGTTGCTCGAACCGTTCGTCGAATCTGCTGACCTGGAGGTGTCTCCCTGA